The DNA window GGGTCCGTGTCGAAGCGAAAGGCGGCGAGATCACCGTGACCGACGGCCCCTTCGCCGAAGCGAAGGAATCCGTGGGCGGTTTCGCGCTCGTCGAAGTCCGCTCCAAGGAAGAAGCGATCGAACTGGCCCGGCGCTTTCGCAAGATCGCGGGCGACGGCAGCGGCATGATGCACCAGGTCTTCGGGCCGTGAGTGCGGGACGGCGGCGCCCCGGTTCCCGCCGGGACCGGGGCGGTGCCGTCCTGTCCGGCACGATCGACGCGGTCTGGAAGCGCGAGTCGGCCAGGATCATCGGCGGGCTGACCCGGATGGTCCACGACGTCGGCCTCGCCGAGGAACTGGCCCAGGACGCGCTCGTCACCGCGCTCGAACGATGGCCGTCGTCCGGCGTCCCGGACAATCCCGGCGCGTGGCTGATGACGATCGCGAAGCGGCGCGCGGTCGACCACCTCCGCCGCGCGGACCGCCTCGGTCGCAAGCACGAGCAGCTCGCCAGGGAGTCCAGCGCCGAACTCACCCCGGATTCCGGCGACGCGCTGCGCCTGGTGTTCCTGTCCTGCCACCCCGCGCTGCCGACCGCGGCACGGATCGCGCTGACGCTGCGGTTCGTCGGCGGGCTGACCTCCGGCGAGGTCGCGCGGGCATTCCTCGTCACCGAAACCGTTGTCTCGCAACGGATCGCGGCCGCGAAGCGGACACTGGCCGACGAAGACGCCCGGTTCGAGATGCCCGGTGACGACGAACTCGCGGAGCGCCTTTCGTCGGTGCTCGAAGTCGTCTACCTGATCTTCAACGAGGGGTACTCGGCGACTTCGGGCGAGGACCTGATGCGACCGGACCTCTGCCTCGAAGCGATCCGCCTCGCCAGGCTGCTGGCCGAACTCGCACCGGGCGAGGCCGAGGTGCACGGGCTGGTCGCGCTGCTGGAGATCCAGTCGTCCCGCGCGGCCGCGCGGACCGGGCCGTCGGGGGAACCGGTTCCGCTCCACGACCAGAACCGCGGCCGGTGGGACCAGCTCCTCATCCGCCGCGGGTTCACCGCGATGCTGCGCGCGCGTGCGGCGGGCGGCCCACCGGGACCGTACGTGCTGCAGGCGGCGATCGCCGTGTGCCACGCGCAGGCGAGCAGCGCCGAGGACACCGACTGGGCACGGATCGCGGGGCTGTACGAAGCGCTGGCCGTGCTGCGGCCGACGCCGGTCGTGCGGCTGAACCACGCCGTCGCGGTCGGGCGGGCCGCCGGGCCGCGGGCTGGGCTCGACCTCACCGATCCCTTGCTCGACGAACCGGCCCTGCGGGATTACCACCTGCTGCCGAGCGTCCGGGGTGATCTGCTGGCCAAGCTGGGACGAGCCGAAGAGGCCAGGCGGGAGTTCGAGCGGGCGGCCGCGCTGACCGGAAACGCCGCCGAACGGGCGTTCCTGCGCCGCCGCGCGAGCGAACTGGCCGAGGTGATCGCGCCGGTGCGCACCCTCGGCCCGGCGGCCGAGGAATTCCTGGCCCGCGAGGACCTCGATCCCGCGACTGTCCGCTCGTACGGGCAGACGCTGCGCCGCCTGCGGCGGTCGCTCGGGGACCGGCTGCCGCTGGAATCCGTGACCGCGGCGGCGGTGGCGCGGGTGTTCCGCACCGCGTGGGGCGGCGCGGCGGCGGCCACCTGGAACCGGCACCGCTCGGCGATCCGGTCCTTCGGCGCGTGGGCCTCGCTCGGTGATCTCGCCGTCGATCTTGATCGGCGAACCGGAAACCGCACCGCCGCCGAGTCGATCGGCCCCGCCACGCTCGAAGCCCTCTGGAACGCGCCTTCCCTGCCGCTGCGGGAGCGGACGTTCTGGGTGCTCCTGCACGAATCCGGGGCCAGTGCGCGAGCGGTGCTGTCGCTCAACGTCGAAGATCTGGACCTCGACGGCCGGGAGGCACACGCGGGCGGCGACCGGGTGAGCTGGCGTGCGGGAACGGCGGACCTGCTGCCCTCGCTGATCGCGGGCCGGGCCAGCGGGCCGGTGTTCCTCACCGACCGGCGGCCAGGACCGGCCCGGATGCCGCCGCGGGCGGACCTGTGCCCGACGACCGGCAGGCGAAGACTGTCCTACGAGCGCGCCGAACACCTGTTCAAGCAGGCGACGAAACCGCTGGACCCGAGCGGTGCCGGGTTCACGCTGCGCGGGCTCAGGTCTCGCGGATGAACTCGTCGATCAGGTGCCAGACGGCCTCCGGCGCCTCCTCCGGCGCGAAGTGCCCGGCACCGGGAATGGTGCCGGTGGTGAGGTTCGCGATCCCGGCGGCGCGGAACCCGGCGGCGTAGGCGGCGATGTCACCGTGCTCGTGGGCGCCGCGCAGGTACCGCAGCGGAGTGTCCACACGCGACACTGCGGCGTTGTCCTCCGCGTCCTGCCCGAAGGCGCGGTAGAGATCGAATCCCGCCGTCAGCGCGCCTTCCGCCCGATAGGCGTCGACGTGGGCGGCGCGCGCTTCCCGCGTGATGCGGGCGGGATCGGCGGACAGGATGTCGTAGAAGTAGTCGAAGTACGCCGCTTCGCGGCCCCGCACCAGCGTTTCGGGAAGCGCGGGCACCGCGTGCAGGCCGAAGTGCCAGATGTGCGGGTTCGCCAGCACGGTTTCCCACGGCGCGACCCCGGGGATCACGGTGTTCATCACGACCACGCGCGCGAGCCCCTGGCACCGCCGCAGGCAGGCGTAGGCCACCATGCCGCCCGCGTCGTGGCCGACCAGGGTCACCTCGGTCAGCCCCATCGCCGTGATCAACTCGTGCACCGTCGCGGCCAGTTCGCGCTTGCGGCCGCCCCCGCCCGTCGACCCGCCGATCCCGGGCAGGTCGATGGCGACGGCTCGGAACCGCGCCGACGCGAGCCGCAGCACGTCGAGCCAAGCGCGCCACGACTCTGGCCAGCCGTGCAGGAACAGACAAGCAGGCGAGTGCGGATCCCCCAGCTCGGCGACGTGCACCGACCCGTTTCGAAGGGCCACCTGGGAATGACGCGGTTCATCGGACATGTTCCATGTCTACCCGTATGTTCGTGCGCCATCCGCGCCGACCCGTTTACGAGCGCGGCACGGGATTCCCGCTGTCCCGCCTGGGTTCCCTCGCGCGCGATCGCCGTGGACGCGCGCGATCTCGTGGCCGTACTGGACTCGCTGAGCGAGCGCGGGCTCATCGACAAAGCCACCGACCCCGCCGACCGCCGCAGACGCGTCGTCTCACTGACCCGGCGGGAAAGTCCCTTGTGGACGATCTCGCCACCGCCGCCGCCCGCGGGCAGGACGACTTCCTCCGCGCGCTCAACGCCCGCGACCGCGACCGGTTCACCGCCCTGCTCCGCCGTGTCTACGACTCCCACACCGGCTAGCCACTCCGACAGCGCCCGGCGCCGAGCGGCCATGCCGTCACCGACGGCCTTCCGCCAGCAGCTGCGAAACGGTCACGAACCGGTAGCCGTTCTGCCGGAGCTGGTCGATCATCGGCCCGAGCGCGGCCCTGGTCTGCTCCCGCGACGCGTACATCGCGTGCAGGACCACGATCGACCCCGGTCGCACGTGCTCGGCGGTGTAGCGCGCGATCGCGGCGGCGCTGCGATCCACCTCGGGGTCGGAGTTCGGTTCGACGTCCCAGGTGATCGTCTTCCGCTGATGTTCGGCGAGGTAGTGCGGCAGGGCGAACAGCTTCTTGCCGTTCGGCGGGCGGAACTGGATCTCGCCCCGGTACCCGGTCGCGCGGATCAGCGCGTCGGTCGCCTCGACCTCGTCGGCGACCCAGGCGGGCGTCACCCCGATCATCCGCTCGTGGGAAAAGCTGTGGTTGCCGATCTCGTGCCCGGCACCGGCGATCGCGCGTCCCAGCTCCGGGTGCGTGGCCAGTTCCCTGCCGATCAGGAAGAACGTCGCGGGCACACCGCGTGCCGCGAGAGTGTCCAAAAGGGACTGTGTGCCCGCGGGATCCGGCCCGTCGTCGAAGGTCAGCGCGACCACCCGGTCCGCGGTGTCGACCCGGTCGACGATCTCGCCGAAGAACTGGAAGGTGCGCGAACTGGCCACGCGCAGCAGCACGAAACCGGCAACCAGCACCAGCACGAGGGCGGCCGCCACCCCGATCGCCCACTTCCGGGCGCGCCGCGATCTGAACAGTCGAACCATGCGCACCACCTTGGCCCGTGCCAAGGCAATCCGGAAGTAGCGCGGAGGGAGCACTTCATCGACGTGAAGTAGTCGCGCACCCGTCGCGAGGGACCGGTCCCGGGCGTACTCCTTGTCCGTCGCCGGATGAACCAGCCTTCAGCTCGATCGCGTCCGCCGCCCCCGAAGAGGCGTGGACACCGGCGAGGATCGTCGGGTGGGCGCAGGAGGTAACCACGGGCTGGGCCGAACGGGGTGTCGGCAGGCACCCCGTTCGACCTTGCGCACCGCGCCCGGAATCAGCTGCAGCCGGAGGTGGCGCCGCAGCCTTCGCACGCGTAGCAGGAACCGGCGGGACGCATCTTCGTGCCGCAGGTCATGCACAACGGCGCGTCGGCGGCCTTGCCGAGGCGCAGTTCCATCAGTTCGGCCGTGCTGTGGGCTTCGCGCGCGGGCTCTTCGGGGCTTTCGGTGCCGCGCGTGCTGGTGGCGTCCACGCTGGTGCGCAACGCTTCCAGGTCGACGCCGTCGGATTCGTCGGAGGACGAGCCGTAGGTCGCTTCGGTCTGCGCCGAGCGTTCGTCCGCGGTGAAGATGCCGAGCTGCGAACGCTTTTCGTAGGGCAGGTAGTCCAGTGCGAGCCTGCGGAACAGGTAGTCCAGCACGCTGGTGGCGATCCGGATGTCCGGGTCGTCGGTCATGCCGGCCGGTTCGAACCGCAGGTTGGAGAACTTCGTGATGTAGAACTCCAGCGGGATCCCGTACTGCAGGCCGACCGAGATCGACATCGAGAACGCGTCCATCACCCCGGCCAGCGTCGAACCCTGCTTGCCGAGCTTGATGAACACCTCGCCGAGCCCGTCGTCGGGGTACGACCCGGCGTGCAGGTAGCCCTCGGCCCCGCCGACGGTGAAGGACACGGTCTGGCTCGGGCGCTTCTTCGGCAGCCGCTTGCGGATCGGCCGGTACTCCACGACCGTTTCCGGCTCCGCCGCCGCCTTGTCCTTCTTCGCGGTGGACAGCGGCTGGCCGACCTTGCAGTTGTCGCGGTAGATCGCGAGCGCCTTCAGACCGAGCTTCCAGCCCTGGAAGTAGATCTCCTCGACCTCTTCGACGGTCGCCGACTCGGGCATGTTGACGGTCTTCGAAATCGCACCGGACAGGAATGGCTGCACCGCCGCCATCATCCGTACGTGCCCCATCGGCGCGATCGCGCGATCGCCGACCGCGCAGTCGAACACCTCGTAGTGCTCGGGGCGCAGACCGGGCGCGTCGACCACGTGCCCGTGCTCGGCGACGTACTCGACGATCGCCTCGACCTGTTCGTTCTGGTAGCCGAGCGAGGTCAGCGCCCGCGGCACGGTCTGGTTGACGATCTGCATCGACCCGCCGCCGACCAGCTTCTTGAACTTCACCAAGGAGAAGTCCGGCTCGATCCCGGTCGTGTCGCAGTCCATCATGAAGCCGATGGTGTTGTGGCTGATGAAGCCGTTCGCGACGTAGGTGACGTTCTCCGGCACCGAAAGGTCGTAGGTCGGCTGAACACCGCCGTCCTCGTTCGCGGCAACGGTTTCGAACAGATAGTCCAGTGCGCCTGCCAGCCTGTCGTCCCCGGTCTCGCCGAGCAGCCTGCGCGCGGTCATCCGGGCGACACCGCCGGTCTTGCGCAGCGACTGGACCACCGCGTTCCGCAGCGGGTGCGAGACAGGAACCAGTTCGTCCCACACCGCGCGGGGAAGGTAGACGTGATCCCGTTTGGCCGAGCGCGCCGGCTCGAGGTCCGCGACCAACCGCGACTTGCGGCCGCTGATGAAGCCGATGACCTCGTCGAAGGTCAACGCGTGGTCGACGTTGCGCAGCCGGACCTGGTACTGGGCGCCGCCCCACCCGCTGGTCGTCTCGCGTGTGGTCGTAGCCAGCCTCAGGGGAAGCAACATGCCGCGAATGTCGTCGGCGAACAGCTCCGACGCGGTGGACAAGCTCGGCACGCCGTCGACCACGGTGCCGTCGGCTTCGAACAGGCCGCGGAGGAAGGCCGCGTAGACCGCGCAGTCGTTGGTCTCCCGGATCGCCGCGGGCACCCGTGGCGTCCATCCCTTGCCGGAATGATCGTGGCCGGGCAGGTCCTTGGCGAAGCCCGCGGCCTGCCACCACCGTGCCAGTCGGACCGACTGAAGCGCGACCTCCTGATAGCCCTTTCGCGCTGAGACAACGGGTTCAAGGCCGAACAGTTCTTTGGACAGGACGTTCAGCCGCGCGACGACGTCGAGGTCCGTGTCCGCCACGCACAACCGGATCCCCTTGGCGTGCAAGCTGCCGTCGCCCATGAAGTAGCCGACCAGTTCGGCGAGGTCCTCGTCGACGACATCCGGGACACGAGTGCCTCGGTCCCCTGCGTAGTACGCCTGGTCGAGCACGGGCAAGGGCACGCGTCGCGGCTCCCCTACCAGGCGATCCATCTGGATCGGTGCCACGTCGCCCTGCTGGACGTCGGCAAGCCGCTTCCAGGTCCAGGCCCCGGTTCCGGCGTCCACCACCTTGACCCGATGTGCCAGCGTGCCCTGGATCCGGTAGCCGCCCTCGGTGACGATCCGCCGCGTCGGTTCCTCGCCGTTGACGAAGAACTTGGTGGCACGCCTCGGGCCTTCGTCGGTCGACACGGTCAAGTCGATGTCCTGCCACTGATCCCCGTACAGCTCGCCCAGTTCCGACAACCGGGCAAGCCCGCGATCCGTTGTCACCAGGGAATCGCCCGTGAGGCACCCGGTCGGCGCCAGCACCGAGGCCTGCGCGTTGCGCCAGCCGCTGGCTTCACCGATCTCGATCCCGCGTCGCCATTCCTCGGTGGCCAGCGAGCGGACCGCCGCGTCGTTGCCGTGGTGGGTGCGGACGAGTTCGTTCGCGGCCGCGTGCTTGCGCATCACGCGCTGGTGCGCCTCGGCGTTGCGCGCATACCCCTCGTACGGGCCGACGACGGCGGCCAGCTCGGCCGAGCGCCGGTACGACACCCCGGTCATCAGCGAGGTGATCGAGGCCGCGAGCGCGCGCCCGCCTTCGGAGTCGTACGCGTGCCCGAGCGCCATCAGCATCGCGCCGAGGTTGGCGTAACCGATGCCGAGCTGGCGGAACTTGCGCGTGGTGTCGCCGATCGCCTCGGTCGGGAAGTCGGCGAAGCAGATCGAGATGTCCATCGCGGTGATCACGAATTCGACGGCCTTCGCGAACAGCGGCGCGTCGAAGGTGCCGTCGTCGCCGACGAACTTCATCAGGTTCAGCGAGGCCAGGTTGCAGCTGGAGTTGTCCAGGTGCATGTACTCGCTGCACGGGTTGGACGCGGTGATCCGGCCCGTTTCGGGGCAGGTGTGCCAGTCGTTGATGGTGCCGTCGTACTGCAGGCCAGGGTCGGCGCATTCCCATGCCGCGGTGGAGATCGACCGGAACAGCTTCTTCGCGTCGACGTTCTCGATCACCTCACCGGTGAGCCTCGCGCGCAGGCCGAAGTCGCCGGAAGCCTCGACCGCCCGCATGAACTCGTCGGACACCCGGATCGAGTTGTTCGCGTTCTGGTACTGCACGGAGCTGATGTCCGCGCCGGAGAGGTCCATGTCGAACCCGGCGTCGCGCAGGACCTTGATCTTCTCTTCCTCGCGCGCCTTGGTCTGCACGAACTCTTCGACGTCGGGGTGGTCGACGTCGAGCACGACCATCTTGGCGGCGCGGCGGGTGGCGCCACCGGACTTGATGGTGCCGGCGGAGGCGTCGGCGCCGCGCATGAACGACACCGGGCCGGACGCGGTGCCGCCCGAGGACAGCAGTTCCTTCGACGACCGGATCCGCGACAGGTTCAGGCCCGCGCCGGAACCGCCCTTGAAGATGAGCCCTTCCTCGCGGTACCAGTTGAGGATCGACTCCATCGTGTCGTCGACGGCGAGGATGAAGCACGCGGAAACCTGCTGCTTCGACGTGGTCCCGACGTTGAACCAGACCGGCGAGTTGAAGCTGAACACCTGATGCAGCAGCATCCAGGTCAGCTCGTGCTCGAACACTTCGGCGTCCTTCGGGCTCGCGAAGTACCCGTGCTTGGTGCCCGCCTTGACGTAGGTCTTGACCACCCGGTCGATGAGCTGCTTGAGCCCGGTCTCGCGCTGCGGAGTGCCGACGGCGCCGCGGAAGTACTTGCTGGTGACGATATTCGTCGCGTTGACCGACCAGAACTCGGGGAACTCGACGCCGCGCTGCTCGAAGTTGACCGTGCCGTCACGCCAGTTGGTCATCACCACGTCGCGCTGTTCCCACTTCACCTCGTCGTACGGGTGTACGCCGTCGGTGGTGAACACGCGCTGGACGGTCAGGCCTCCCCTGCTCTTCCGGCCCGCCTTCGCACTCGTGGTTTCGGACATGCTGCACTCCACTCCCGGCACGCCGGGCGAGATTCACTCGCCGGGCTTGCTCTCTTCGCCTTCGGCCGCCGCCGGGTCGTCCGGCGCGGGCGCTCCCGCCATGGCCGTACGAAGGTCCGCGATCTCCTTCTCGAAGTCCTCTACCGAGGTGAAGGAGCGGTAGACGCTGGCGAACCGCAGGTACGCGACCCCGTCGAGCTCGCGCAGCGGGCCGAGGATCGCGAGCCCCACTTCGTGGCTCGGGATCTCGGCGACGCCCGCCGACCGGATCGACTCCTCGACCCGCTGCGCCAGCTGCTGCAGCGCGTCGTCGTCGACGGGCCTTCCCTGACAGGCGCGGCGTACGCCCCGAACGACCTTGTCCCTGCTGAACTGCTCGGTGACCCCGGACCGCTTGACCACGGCGAGCACCATCGTCTCGGACGTGGTGAACCGCCGACCGCATT is part of the Amycolatopsis sp. CA-230715 genome and encodes:
- a CDS encoding YciI family protein — translated: MRYLMMTNGSDTPPDDKLFAEMGAFIEELTASGVLLATGGLDPAGVRVEAKGGEITVTDGPFAEAKESVGGFALVEVRSKEEAIELARRFRKIAGDGSGMMHQVFGP
- a CDS encoding RNA polymerase sigma factor — translated: MSAGRRRPGSRRDRGGAVLSGTIDAVWKRESARIIGGLTRMVHDVGLAEELAQDALVTALERWPSSGVPDNPGAWLMTIAKRRAVDHLRRADRLGRKHEQLARESSAELTPDSGDALRLVFLSCHPALPTAARIALTLRFVGGLTSGEVARAFLVTETVVSQRIAAAKRTLADEDARFEMPGDDELAERLSSVLEVVYLIFNEGYSATSGEDLMRPDLCLEAIRLARLLAELAPGEAEVHGLVALLEIQSSRAAARTGPSGEPVPLHDQNRGRWDQLLIRRGFTAMLRARAAGGPPGPYVLQAAIAVCHAQASSAEDTDWARIAGLYEALAVLRPTPVVRLNHAVAVGRAAGPRAGLDLTDPLLDEPALRDYHLLPSVRGDLLAKLGRAEEARREFERAAALTGNAAERAFLRRRASELAEVIAPVRTLGPAAEEFLAREDLDPATVRSYGQTLRRLRRSLGDRLPLESVTAAAVARVFRTAWGGAAAATWNRHRSAIRSFGAWASLGDLAVDLDRRTGNRTAAESIGPATLEALWNAPSLPLRERTFWVLLHESGASARAVLSLNVEDLDLDGREAHAGGDRVSWRAGTADLLPSLIAGRASGPVFLTDRRPGPARMPPRADLCPTTGRRRLSYERAEHLFKQATKPLDPSGAGFTLRGLRSRG
- a CDS encoding alpha/beta fold hydrolase gives rise to the protein MSDEPRHSQVALRNGSVHVAELGDPHSPACLFLHGWPESWRAWLDVLRLASARFRAVAIDLPGIGGSTGGGGRKRELAATVHELITAMGLTEVTLVGHDAGGMVAYACLRRCQGLARVVVMNTVIPGVAPWETVLANPHIWHFGLHAVPALPETLVRGREAAYFDYFYDILSADPARITREARAAHVDAYRAEGALTAGFDLYRAFGQDAEDNAAVSRVDTPLRYLRGAHEHGDIAAYAAGFRAAGIANLTTGTIPGAGHFAPEEAPEAVWHLIDEFIRET
- a CDS encoding polysaccharide deacetylase family protein, which encodes MVRLFRSRRARKWAIGVAAALVLVLVAGFVLLRVASSRTFQFFGEIVDRVDTADRVVALTFDDGPDPAGTQSLLDTLAARGVPATFFLIGRELATHPELGRAIAGAGHEIGNHSFSHERMIGVTPAWVADEVEATDALIRATGYRGEIQFRPPNGKKLFALPHYLAEHQRKTITWDVEPNSDPEVDRSAAAIARYTAEHVRPGSIVVLHAMYASREQTRAALGPMIDQLRQNGYRFVTVSQLLAEGRR
- a CDS encoding vitamin B12-dependent ribonucleotide reductase, coding for MSETTSAKAGRKSRGGLTVQRVFTTDGVHPYDEVKWEQRDVVMTNWRDGTVNFEQRGVEFPEFWSVNATNIVTSKYFRGAVGTPQRETGLKQLIDRVVKTYVKAGTKHGYFASPKDAEVFEHELTWMLLHQVFSFNSPVWFNVGTTSKQQVSACFILAVDDTMESILNWYREEGLIFKGGSGAGLNLSRIRSSKELLSSGGTASGPVSFMRGADASAGTIKSGGATRRAAKMVVLDVDHPDVEEFVQTKAREEEKIKVLRDAGFDMDLSGADISSVQYQNANNSIRVSDEFMRAVEASGDFGLRARLTGEVIENVDAKKLFRSISTAAWECADPGLQYDGTINDWHTCPETGRITASNPCSEYMHLDNSSCNLASLNLMKFVGDDGTFDAPLFAKAVEFVITAMDISICFADFPTEAIGDTTRKFRQLGIGYANLGAMLMALGHAYDSEGGRALAASITSLMTGVSYRRSAELAAVVGPYEGYARNAEAHQRVMRKHAAANELVRTHHGNDAAVRSLATEEWRRGIEIGEASGWRNAQASVLAPTGCLTGDSLVTTDRGLARLSELGELYGDQWQDIDLTVSTDEGPRRATKFFVNGEEPTRRIVTEGGYRIQGTLAHRVKVVDAGTGAWTWKRLADVQQGDVAPIQMDRLVGEPRRVPLPVLDQAYYAGDRGTRVPDVVDEDLAELVGYFMGDGSLHAKGIRLCVADTDLDVVARLNVLSKELFGLEPVVSARKGYQEVALQSVRLARWWQAAGFAKDLPGHDHSGKGWTPRVPAAIRETNDCAVYAAFLRGLFEADGTVVDGVPSLSTASELFADDIRGMLLPLRLATTTRETTSGWGGAQYQVRLRNVDHALTFDEVIGFISGRKSRLVADLEPARSAKRDHVYLPRAVWDELVPVSHPLRNAVVQSLRKTGGVARMTARRLLGETGDDRLAGALDYLFETVAANEDGGVQPTYDLSVPENVTYVANGFISHNTIGFMMDCDTTGIEPDFSLVKFKKLVGGGSMQIVNQTVPRALTSLGYQNEQVEAIVEYVAEHGHVVDAPGLRPEHYEVFDCAVGDRAIAPMGHVRMMAAVQPFLSGAISKTVNMPESATVEEVEEIYFQGWKLGLKALAIYRDNCKVGQPLSTAKKDKAAAEPETVVEYRPIRKRLPKKRPSQTVSFTVGGAEGYLHAGSYPDDGLGEVFIKLGKQGSTLAGVMDAFSMSISVGLQYGIPLEFYITKFSNLRFEPAGMTDDPDIRIATSVLDYLFRRLALDYLPYEKRSQLGIFTADERSAQTEATYGSSSDESDGVDLEALRTSVDATSTRGTESPEEPAREAHSTAELMELRLGKAADAPLCMTCGTKMRPAGSCYACEGCGATSGCS
- the nrdR gene encoding transcriptional regulator NrdR; the encoded protein is MRCPFCRHADSRVVDSREVDEGQAIRRRRSCSECGRRFTTSETMVLAVVKRSGVTEQFSRDKVVRGVRRACQGRPVDDDALQQLAQRVEESIRSAGVAEIPSHEVGLAILGPLRELDGVAYLRFASVYRSFTSVEDFEKEIADLRTAMAGAPAPDDPAAAEGEESKPGE